The Flavobacterium faecale genomic sequence ACCTAACATGCCACTTTTTTTCAAGAGCAACGAACTCACCTCATCCATGGCATACCCTAACGTTTTGACCAAATAAAATATAACCGATTGATCAATATCACCTGCACGAGTACCCATAATCAAACCGTTTGATGGCGAAAAGCCCATACTATGATCAAAACTTTTCCCGTCTTTGACAGCAGTAATACTGCAACCATTACCCAAATGAATGCAAATTATTTTTTCGCTTTTATCCAAATATTTAATTGCTCGTTCCGATACATACTTCACACTCGTTCCATGAAAACCGTACAATCTTATTTTATGTTCGTCTAACATTTCATTTGGAATCGCAAACTTATAGGCCACTTCAGGAATAGTTTGATGAAAAGCCGAATCAAAAACAACCACTTGTTTTGCTTCTGGAAAAATCTCCTCAGCCACAACAATTCCTTCTAAATGTGCTGGATTGTGCAGCGGTGCTAATTGTGATAAAACACCTATTTCTTTCTTCACTTCTTCAGTAACCTCAACCGTTTTTGAGAAAGTCGCTCCCCCATGCACCACGCGATGCCCAACAGCTACAATCTCAGATTTAGAGGTAATAACACCCACTTTATCATCCAATAACAATTGGGCAATTTTTTCTAACCCAATTTTATGATTGGCAATAGCCACCACTTCTTCAATAGTATGATGATCTGTTTTATAGGTGAAATTTGAACTTTCGAGCCCAATTCTATCAATCATTCCTGAACACAATACCTTTTGCTCTGGCATCGTCATTAATTGATATTTGATAGAAGAACTCCCCGAATTTATAATTACTATTTTCATTTTGTATTTTTTTTAAAAATTCTAAGAAGTTAAGTTTCTTAGAATCTAAGTTTTTACTACTTTCTGCAAATTAAAATACTTACAACCTTGACTACCTAGTGATCAGCAATTTTTTAAAACAAATACTTTCTACAAAAAAAAGACTTAAAATCTTAGTCACTTAGTATTCAGTAGCTTTTTTCATTATAATCCCTGCGCTTGAATAGCAGTGATAACCACAGTGTTAATAATATCATCTACAGTACAACCACGGCTCAAGTCATTTACAGGCTTGTTCAATCCTTGCAACATTGGTCCAATTGCCAAGGCGCCTGTTTCTCTCTGTACGGCTTTATAGGTGTTGTTTCCTGTATTTAAATCTGGAAAAATAAGTACACTTGCTTGTCCAGCTACTTCAGAATTTGGCATTTTGCTCAATCCAATCACTTTGTCAACTGCAGCGTCATATTGAATCGGACCTTCAATTTTTAAATCAGGGCGTTTTTCACGCACAATTTCAGTTGCTTTTCGAACCTTGTCTACCTCATCCCCTTTTCCTGATGAACCACTTGAATAGGATAGCATAGCCACTTTTGGATCGATTCCAAATGCTAAACTAGTATCTGCAGACGAAATTGCAATTTCGGCCAACTGTTCAGCAGTAGGATTTGGGTTAATGGCACAATCGCCAAAAATAGAAACGCGATCTTCCAAGCACATAAAAAATACCGAAGATACCACAGACGATTCTGGTTTGGTTTTAATAAATTGTAACGCTGGCAAAATAGTATGCTGGGTTGTATGCGCAGCACCTGATACCATTCCGTCTGCATGACCTTTATACACCATCATTGTTCCAAAATACGAAACATCCTCCATTAAATCTTGTGCCATTGGCAAGGTGACGTTTTTAGCTTTACGCAATTCATAATACGTATTGGCATAATCCTGATAATTTGCTGATTCAATTGGATTGATGATTTTAATTTTATCAAAGTCAAAATCGATCCCCAATTCAATAGTTTTTTGTTCAATCTGTTTCTTGTTACCAATTACCGAAATGTCCACGACATCCATCGCTAGTAATCGTGAGGCAGCAATAAGGATTCGATCATCATTCCCTTCTGGCAAAACGATATGTTTACGATGCTGTTTGGCTCTTTTTACCAAATTATATTGAAACATTTTAGGCGTCATCCCTTCTACTTCAAAGGCACTTAAATTATTTGACAAGGCATCAACATCAAAATATTTTTCGAAAGTATTAATTGAGGTTTCAATTTTGTTGGTGTTGTCTGCGTATATTTTAGAATTTATGCTTCCAATTTTATTCGTAATCATATAGGTACCTTCACTCACCGCGATGATAGGCACGATACTAGTCAGTCCTTCAATTAATTTTAAGATACTGTCTTCTGGAATAATATTTCCGGTTAAAATAATTCCCGAAATCGAAGGATAATTTGCCGATTCATTGGCTTGTAAGGCTCCCATGATAATATCTGCACGATCTCCAGGAGTTATCACTAAGCCTTTATCTTTTAAGTGACGCAAATAGTTGTGCAGTTGCATTGCCCCTACACTGAAGGTTCCAACCTCATTATTCAAATATTCTTGGCCAAACAAAACGGTGGCGTCCAATTCTTCAATAATTTCTCTTATCGAAGGATTTTTTAAACTCGAAATTAACGGAATCGCATTCACCAAGACCTCGGCAGGCAATACAGCTTTTAATCCACTTATTGCTAAAGTTAAATTTTCGGGTTGTACTTTATTGGCGACCACAGCAAGAACTTCAACATCTTTTACTTTAAAAGTATTGTAAGCCAAATACATACTATCTACAAACTCCTCCAATGTTTTTCCAACTCCAGAGCTTACAATTACAGTAGGGATACCGAGATTTTTAGCGATTAAAACATTCATATCCAATTCGATCGCTGTTCCTTCTCCACTAAAACTAGTTCCTTCTACTAATACAAAATCGAATTTTTCTTCAAGTCGTTTGAATTTTTCGATAATCAAATCCAAAACCTCTCCGATTTTACCGTTATTTTTTTTCTTGATTAATTTGCTTTTTGTGATAGCATAAGCATCCTCAAAAGCCATATCCAAATTAAAATGAGAAAGCACAGTCTCGATGTGATTATCTTGTTTACCATCTTCAAAATCTTCGATAATGGGTCTAAAATAACCCACCTTTGCTGTTTTACCTATCAGCATACTCATCAATCCAAGAGTGACAATAGATTTTCCGCTATTAAATTCACTCGTTGCTACATAAATTGCTTTATTCATTTTTATTTAATTTTTATATGTACGTAATCAAAACCATTTTCTTTTCTTAAAGTAGAAAACCATCAACAAACCAATCACAAACATGATGCTAATGATGGTATAATAGCCGTTGTGGTATTTCAACTCGGGCATATTTTCAAAATTCATTCCATAAACTCCAACTATGAAGGTCATCGGAATAAATATTGCCGAAATGACCGTTAGTGTCTTCATAATTTCATTCATCTTATGTGCCTGAGATGAAAAAAAGAAATTAGAAGCACTTTCTAGCATGCCCATATCCGATTCTATTTGTTCCAACAATTCTATACTTTTTTGACTGAGACGAGAAAAATAATGAAAAGATTCTTTTTCGATCATCATATATCCTTCATTACCTTTCAGATTTTTGATGGCTAACAAAGAGTCTCGCAAGGGTACAATTGACCGTTTCAAAAAATTAAAATTGTCACGATGCTTTTCAATTCGTACCAATATATCCGGATTAGAACTCGACTTTGATATAGAAATTAATTCTTCCACCTTATCCTCTTCATTTTCTATGGTGATATAAAAATTTTCCATAATCGCATCCAATAGTAGGAACAACAAATAATCAGTACATTTTTCTCTCACTAATCCCGTGTGGGAACGAATTCTTTCGCGAATGTGAGTAAAAAAATCACTCTTCTTTTCTTGAAACGAAATCAAAACACCTTTCTTTAACAAAAAGCTAATTTGCTCCACATGAATATTATCGGTTCCCTTTGTAGGCAAAAGTGACTTGATATTAAAGAATAATGTATCTTCAAATTCTTCGTGCTTTGTCCTACGATTGGTATTCACAATATCTGAAAGTATGAAATGGTCAATCTTAAAAAAATGTCCAATATCCTCCATCAAAGCCATATTATTAAGACCGTGGAGATTAAGCCAATTGTTCTTAGAAAAATCAATCTTTTTAAAATCGGTTACTGTAAAATCTGGATCTTCTTTGTAGGTTCGATCATCATATACAAACAATTGCAAAGCCGACTCTAACTGCTTGTGCGTACCTGTGTACTCTAGCGGATTCGGTTGTGTTTTGCGTGCTTTTTTGTATTTTATCTTTCGCATTAAATTATATATTTACAGTAATATTACAAAAAAGAACGTTACAAATAGCCTAAAAATCTCCGTAGGCGAAAGAATAATGCATCTACAATCAATCGTTATAAAATTCGATTCAAAGATACTTTCAAATTAAAAGATAGATCATGAGAAATATCATATTGCGATATAAGTTTCATTTTTGGGAATAAAAAAACCGAGCCATTACTGACTCGGTTTTGATATAAAAAAGAGAGACGTGATAAATCACGTCTCTACTCAAATTATTTTACTTCTTCGAATTCAACGTCTTCAACGTTATCTCCTTGAGCTTCAGCTTGTGGTTCAGCACCACCTTGAGCTTGTTCTCCTTGAGCATACATTGCTTCAGTAGCTTTTTTCCAAGCAGCGTTGATGTTATCCAAAGCAGTTTGGATAGCTGGAATGTCTTGAGATGCGTGAGCCATTCTCAATTCAGTCAAAGCATATTCAACAGCAACTTTGTTATCATCTGTTATTTTATCACCTAATTCTTTCAACTGAGTTTCAGTTTGGAAGATCATTGAATCAGCTTCGTTTAATTTCTCAGCTCTAGATCTAGCAACTTTGTCAGACTCAGCGTTAGCTTCAGCATCTTGTTTCATTCTTTCGATTTCTTCAGAAGTTAATCCAGAAGAAGCTTCGATACGGATGTCATGAGATTTACCTGTTCCTTTGTCAGTAGCAGATACTTTGATGATACCATTTGCATCAATATCAAAAGAAACCTCGATTTGAGGAACTCCTCTTGGTGCTGGTGGAATACCATCTAAGTTGAAACGTCCGATAGTTTTGTTATCAGCAGCCATT encodes the following:
- the pta gene encoding phosphate acetyltransferase, which gives rise to MNKAIYVATSEFNSGKSIVTLGLMSMLIGKTAKVGYFRPIIEDFEDGKQDNHIETVLSHFNLDMAFEDAYAITKSKLIKKKNNGKIGEVLDLIIEKFKRLEEKFDFVLVEGTSFSGEGTAIELDMNVLIAKNLGIPTVIVSSGVGKTLEEFVDSMYLAYNTFKVKDVEVLAVVANKVQPENLTLAISGLKAVLPAEVLVNAIPLISSLKNPSIREIIEELDATVLFGQEYLNNEVGTFSVGAMQLHNYLRHLKDKGLVITPGDRADIIMGALQANESANYPSISGIILTGNIIPEDSILKLIEGLTSIVPIIAVSEGTYMITNKIGSINSKIYADNTNKIETSINTFEKYFDVDALSNNLSAFEVEGMTPKMFQYNLVKRAKQHRKHIVLPEGNDDRILIAASRLLAMDVVDISVIGNKKQIEQKTIELGIDFDFDKIKIINPIESANYQDYANTYYELRKAKNVTLPMAQDLMEDVSYFGTMMVYKGHADGMVSGAAHTTQHTILPALQFIKTKPESSVVSSVFFMCLEDRVSIFGDCAINPNPTAEQLAEIAISSADTSLAFGIDPKVAMLSYSSGSSGKGDEVDKVRKATEIVREKRPDLKIEGPIQYDAAVDKVIGLSKMPNSEVAGQASVLIFPDLNTGNNTYKAVQRETGALAIGPMLQGLNKPVNDLSRGCTVDDIINTVVITAIQAQGL
- the corA gene encoding magnesium/cobalt transporter CorA, which codes for MRKIKYKKARKTQPNPLEYTGTHKQLESALQLFVYDDRTYKEDPDFTVTDFKKIDFSKNNWLNLHGLNNMALMEDIGHFFKIDHFILSDIVNTNRRTKHEEFEDTLFFNIKSLLPTKGTDNIHVEQISFLLKKGVLISFQEKKSDFFTHIRERIRSHTGLVREKCTDYLLFLLLDAIMENFYITIENEEDKVEELISISKSSSNPDILVRIEKHRDNFNFLKRSIVPLRDSLLAIKNLKGNEGYMMIEKESFHYFSRLSQKSIELLEQIESDMGMLESASNFFFSSQAHKMNEIMKTLTVISAIFIPMTFIVGVYGMNFENMPELKYHNGYYTIISIMFVIGLLMVFYFKKRKWF
- a CDS encoding acetate/propionate family kinase; this translates as MKIVIINSGSSSIKYQLMTMPEQKVLCSGMIDRIGLESSNFTYKTDHHTIEEVVAIANHKIGLEKIAQLLLDDKVGVITSKSEIVAVGHRVVHGGATFSKTVEVTEEVKKEIGVLSQLAPLHNPAHLEGIVVAEEIFPEAKQVVVFDSAFHQTIPEVAYKFAIPNEMLDEHKIRLYGFHGTSVKYVSERAIKYLDKSEKIICIHLGNGCSITAVKDGKSFDHSMGFSPSNGLIMGTRAGDIDQSVIFYLVKTLGYAMDEVSSLLLKKSGMLGLTGYSDLRDIEELAGKGNRECQLALDMNVYRIQKYIGAYTAAMNGLDAIVFTAGIGENSSYIRKSVCANMDFFGLDLDDAKNDLRSKDTREINTASSRTKILVIPTNEELEIANQVYELL